In Thioalkalivibrio paradoxus ARh 1, the following are encoded in one genomic region:
- a CDS encoding YcgN family cysteine cluster protein, with translation MPEPFWERPLATLDEAEWEALCDGCGRCCLHKLEDEDSGALAHTWLACRLLDCTTGRCSDYPNRHQQVPDCLRVTLATVAEYEWLPPTCAYRLRHRGVPLPAWHPLLSGDPDSVRAAGVSVAGRVVREDEAPDLPLEDFIVDWPGQWPRSARPAARRGPAKPC, from the coding sequence ATGCCCGAACCGTTCTGGGAACGTCCGCTGGCGACGCTCGACGAGGCGGAGTGGGAAGCCCTGTGCGACGGCTGCGGGCGCTGCTGCCTGCACAAGCTGGAAGACGAGGACAGCGGAGCGCTCGCGCATACCTGGCTTGCCTGCCGTCTGCTGGATTGCACGACCGGCCGCTGTTCCGACTACCCGAACCGGCACCAGCAGGTGCCCGACTGCCTGCGCGTGACGCTAGCGACCGTTGCCGAATACGAGTGGCTGCCGCCGACCTGTGCCTATCGCCTCCGGCACCGGGGGGTTCCGCTGCCCGCCTGGCACCCGCTGCTCTCGGGGGATCCGGACAGCGTGCGCGCGGCGGGGGTCTCGGTGGCGGGCCGGGTGGTCCGCGAGGACGAGGCACCCGACCTGCCGCTGGAGGACTTCATCGTGGACTGGCCGGGTCAGTGGCCCCGTTCCGCGAGACCGGCGGCCAGGCGCGGTCCGGCAAAGCCCTGCTGA